TTGAAAAGGGAACGTCAATCATTATATTAATCAAATGTAGGAATACAACATGAACACGATTCGTCCTCATGGACTACGTAAAAAGTGATCCATGTGAAATTTCCTAAGCAGCCTTAAGTAATCTCTATGCCGCAACCATTCCTTGAATTGAAGCTTAAAAGAAGTGACCTAGTAACTAGCACCCTAGACTACCCTGTACCGAAGGAAACATCTAGGAGCACTTATTAAAACACCAAGGACCACCCTATGCATAAAGAGTTTCCCCAGGTTCAAATACAAAATTAAATAAACTGAAATGGTTCAAGGGCCAGGCTATGAGCCCAACAATAAGGCCCAAGACCCAAACCCGGCCCTAATCCTAAACTGAAACAACGATGACGTTGGCTCAAGATCTAGCAGTCGTACATCACCGTCAAGAAACCCCGCAGTGCCATCAAGCAACCCCCAGCGCAGTCAAGCATCCTTGCAGCGCCGCCATGCATCCCCGCAGCATCGTCGTCCTCAATCTTCATCATTGGCTTGTCTAGTCACCATGTCGCCTCAATCCTGACACAACCACTGTTACGCCATCCTAACTCAAAGGTACAGATGCTCACCAGACTACAAACCACTTCCGCAAAGGCACTAGATAGGAACGGATCCGCCTCCGCATCCCAAAATAGCAACGTCCCTCCGGTAACCATCGAACTAGAAACCTCTCTTTCATACACAACACCAGATGTGTTGCCGCACATCACAGAGGCAGAGAAACCACCTATCCCAACAAGACCGAGAAGGAACAGAAGAAAACAATCAGACTAAGATCTGATTGGTGCATGAAGAGGCCAACGGAGGAAAACCCCACCACCTCCATCATCAAGATCACCTGAGAGAGAGGAAGACCCTCTAATTCTAGCAACAAATTTAGAGCCATCACTGCCGTCGTTGGGGAACCCTAGCAAAGAGACTCGTCATTTAGCAATTCAATCTTGATGCCAATATTACCACTAGCAATTTTCCAATTTAACAAGTTGAAGCCTTCTGAAACCAAGCCAATACGACAACCCTTTTTTTTTTATGGAAAATACATAAAATTAAATATGGGAGCCTCTAGGGCGTCCCGAATTTACAATGTCAAATACAAGGGCCTGAGAAGCCTCATTAGGAACCCTATTTATTACCCAAATATTACTATTAGGCAAAGAGTGACCTAAGTGTGCTAATGCATCAGCTACAAAATTCGCCTCCCTAAACACATGTCTAAAATAGATAAACGAAAAATGAGCCGTGAGCAATCTGATATCTTTAACCAATTTGATATATAAGTCTCTGAGGAGGATCAAAGACCCTGTTAAGAGCAACAATGACTAGTTTGGAGTCTCCTTCCACTTCTAACCTACTATATCCCTTGTCTTTGGCGTAGACAAGGCAGCTGTCACGAAGTGTCAGAGCTTCTGAAACTAGAACCGAGGACTTCCCTATCTTTCTTGAACTAGCTGCAATCGGGTTGTCAAGGGAATCACGGATTACAAATCCCCCCGTTGCTGAGTCACCAACCACATAACCATCAAAGTTAAATCTTGAAAGCATCATTTCCTAGGGCTTGCCACTTGGTCGATGTTGGGTGTGTTGTAGGGGCATTACTCATGTTGATTTGACCATAGGAGCAAAGATTATTGAGGATGTTGACAAAGGAGGCCACCACTGAAGAAGGACTGGTAGTGGTGTTCCTCAAGATCAAATTTTTCCTTGTCTTCCAAATTTGCTAGCAAGTAACAATCATTATAGCATAAAGTTCCTTTTGATATGGTTGCTTGAGGAACAGTTGTTGAAAGACATTAATATAACCATTTTCCCAATCAACAGAATGGTGAACACCTATTAGATTCCAAACTTCTTTTGTTAAGTCACAATAGCCAAAGACATGGTTAGCTATTTCATTGTCCCTGTTACAAAGAGGGCAAAAATTATCATTTACCATGCCAAACCTTGAAAGTCTATCTCTAGTTTTTAGTCTATTTCTGAGAAGTAATTAACCATCCAAAAAATTTAGTCTTAGGCTAGATATCTAATTTCCAAAGTTTGTTGATCAAGCTTATCTGGTCATATTTATTTACATCATCCAATTGTAACCAAGTTGCTGATTTAATGGTGTAGTTTCCTTTAGAGGAAGGCCCCCAGATTAATTGATCCTCCTATTCAGAAATTGGGATAGGGATCCCTAGAATTTGGTTGACAACATTTCTATCCAAGACAGATAGCAACTTGGATATATTCCAAGATTTGTTCATAATGTACTCATCAACTTTTTCATCAAGGTTTATAGACTACCTTTCATTTTCAATAATAGTTTCATAAAGAGGATAATCAAGCACCCAATTAAAAGACCATAAGCTAATAGACTTACCATTGCCAACAATCCATCGCATACATTTCATAATTAGAGGTCTGGCATCCAGAATGCCCTTCCAAGCATACGAACAATTCTGCTTCTTCTTTACTTGAAAAAAAAAGAAAAAAAGATGAGTTTCTTAGACATTTTTTCCTCACAATTTGTGCCCACCAGTTATATATCTTCATCATTGACCACTTTCCGTGCCAATTTAGCAATAGCAGCTTTGTTGAAAAAAGCTGCTGGTCTTATTCCCAAACCAGCTTAGTACTTTGGTTTGCACACTTGGTTCCATGCCACAGGAGGGCAATGGTTCTCAGAACCCCAGAAAAAATTTCTAGAGGATTTATCGATACTATTTGTCAATTTTTTTGGGCATTTGAAGCAAGACATTACATGATTGGGCATACATGAGATGTTAGCTTTGATCAAAGTATTCTACTAGGGTACCTTTTTTTCCAATCGTTAAGTTTGTTGGAAATTTTCATAAGCAACTCCTTAGCATTAATAGTTTAGAGTAATACGACAATGTTTGCCTCAAAAATCGCCTCGGCCGAAAAGAGAGGCCGAGGGACTCGAAGGTACAATTATCCTTCTTGATTGCGCGGGCGTGCCAACTCGCGGCCTGTTGGCCAAGAGAGGTTTTGATTAATTTTGCGCCTGATCTGACTTCTTCCAAGCGATTGTAGGCCGAGGAAGGAATCGTCTCGGCCTTTGGGTTCTCTTGCCTTTGTTGAAAAAACTTTCGGCGTTTTCACCGATGTTGCTCCTCCTTTTTTTTGTGATTTTTGTATAGGTTTGCGAGAATTAAAGTGCGAAAAGTAAAAGAACAAGAATCTAAAGGCGAAAATTTAAATTGCATGAAACGTAAATTGCATAAAATAATTGCAAGAAATTAAAGTGCATGAATTTAAAGATGCGGAAGAGAAATTGCATGAAAGTAAAGTGCGGAATGTAAAAAAAGCAAATAAAAAGAAGAAGAGAACTATGCTAGAACATGAATAAAAAGATTGATATTGTAGAGAATTTGGTGTTTGTATGAATTTATATAGAGTTCAGTTGTGTTGGTTGGGGACCTTTTACAATGAGGTTAGGGGTCGAATATATACTAGTACGAACACCCAATTAAGGAAATATAATACAATCAAATATTTTTGAATTTCGGTCTTAATAACCGGAATAAAGATGTGCTCCACTCATTTCCTTAATTTTACTTTCTTTTTTGAGGCACCGTTAGAATCAATTTGCTCTCAACTGTGAAATATCATCTTTAATGCCTTCAAATTTATTTAAATCTCGGCAATAATTATCCCCGTTATTTCTTTCCTCTTGCGGCTTCGTTGGAATTGCACTAATTATCTTAAAATATAGTTCTTCAATGCTTCCAATTAGCCGTAAATGTTATTTTTTGTTGCCATATATCGCCGTTGCTTCAATATTTGGTATGTATTTATGTTAATACTAAATAATGAATCTCGGCAAATCTCATTAATGTTGATAATAATTATCCGAAATAATCGTGATAATTATCATTAAATGTTGTAGGCTTCTTCGCAACCAATGACTTCGGCTTAGTAGGCCGACGTGTAAAAAAATAGGTACAAACAAACAACCCTTGAGAAAAGCAGTTTGCTGCTGAGAAGAAATAATCCGAGAAGCAATAGGTTCCAATCTGTTCGCCAAAATTCTTGAAATAATCTTAGACAAGAAATTAGCCAAAGCAATAGGTCGGAACTGAGAAACCTGATATGCACCTTCAACCTTAGGAATGAGAACAAGGAAATTTGAATTGACATTTGGTTAGTTGTTCTGAAATTTGAATCTTATTTACAAACTTATATATGCATGCGTCTCGTAATTTTTCTAGACGGGCTTTGCTTTCTCGTCAAGAAACCCCATTGTGATTCGAGTGTGAAATGACATGAGCCGGGGGTTGAATACCATTCACTATTGTTTTCAACAGATAGACCATCTTTTTCAATGGACCAAACTCGAAGCAAAAGAAATTGATCAATCTGTGCCTTATTGTATTTTCTTTGCTGCTGTACTCGCCATAGGTAGTTTAGTTAATTATCTATGTTGCACAACATCGTAGTATAAATACTTCTTTAACTCTACGGAATATTTACACCTCTAGAAAACCATCAGACAATATATACAACTTCTATTTGAATCAGACTCAACACTCCAAACAAAGAAAACTAACTATTCATTCCAAAACTCACACTCTAACTAACTGTGGGTAATACAATTTCTTTACCCCAAAATCAAACAAAAGCGCCTAAAGGTCCATTTTTCGATCATGTGCATCATTTTCAAGCTACACATGGCCTTTGAGGCCCAATAGAATTTCTTGTATCTCCATGTCCGTACTATTCCATTGTGTACCTTATAGCCTTTATACGAAGGCTCCTCCCAGGACCACCACCACCACTTAACTCTTCATCGGTCGGTGCCCTGCAGCTTCGTCTGAAGCTTTTTGGCTCGTTATTGAAGGGACCACCGTCCACCGGAAAGACAGACAGACATCGTCTTCTGCGACAGCGCGTGTTCTCCACGCCCCATCAGAGATTATCATCTATCATGGATCTTCTATGTACGTTGTACGTACTTCCCGACCTCCCTTCCCGCCTTTCAGTACGTAGTGCTAGATAAATAATAGTTACTCAGGTCCGGCCTAGAAGAATCATCCTTCTCCGACAACAACAGCTGCCTCAAGTCCGGTGCTTGCTCCGAAACCCGCCACACCTTCACCGACCTATCCAAGCTCCCACTGTACACGATCCATTTCTGGTCGGTTTTGTCCTCGGAGCTGCAGTGGTCTTCCTCCACGGTCAGGCACTTCACCGGCCCTAAGTGGCCGGTCAGGACCGAAAGGCACGTATGCGCTCCTCCCTGGCCAATTTCCCTCCTCCACACGCAAATGTTCTTGTCGGCCGAGCCGCTGAAGACCAAGTTCCCGGCCGTGGCGAGGCAGAGCACGGCGAGCCTGTGGCCGCGGAGGACCCCACCGTGCGTAAGATGCTTCTTGCGTTCCCAGTAGTTGACGTTCCCATCCGACGACCCGCAGTATACGATCGCTGACGATTGGTTCACCGCCAATGCCGTAACCGCGTTCTCTTGCTTCAACAATGTCTGCACCAAGAAATGCGTCGACCCTTTGCCTTGTAACTCTCTCCTCCACACTTTTACAGTCCCGTCCGCCGAGCCGGTGAACACTAACGAATCAAAACCGACGACCACCGAGTTCACGGCGTCATCATGAGCCGATATGGACTCCAAACACTTGGAATCGGCAATTCTCCAAACCTTTACTGTCTTGTCCCATGAACCAGAGTATAAGAGGCCTAATTCTTCGTTCAAGCTCATACACGAGACGGCGTCAAAGTGTCTGATCCTCACCACGTTGCGGTGGCGTCTGACCTCTACGTAATTCTTCGGGTTCATGGATTTCCGGAGAAAGTCTTTCAACGTCGGCAATGACCCGACCCGTTTATGAAGGCTCGCCTTTTTCTGCGAAACTTTCCAAACCCGGATTTTTCCATCTTGGTGGCCCGTGAATATCCTCTCTCCACAAATCACAATGGTCTTCACCAACCCGCTGTTGGATTTGAACCCGGTGAACTCCTTCAAGTTCCTCCAGACCCGGATGTTCTTACTATCCGAACCGGTATACAACAAGTCCCCGCACACCGCTAGCGAATATATATGCCCTTCTTCTCGTACCAACGAACCAACAAGTCCGCTCTCAGGCAAGTTCCTCTCGTCCAACAATGGATTTAACGGCGACGGCGTTATCCACGGAGACTTGGTGTAGGGCGACGCTTGCGTCCACGGCGACATGGCGTATGGAGTTGAATTGCCACTGCTGCCCCTCACGTTGTTGTTGTTGTTGTTGTCGTAGAAACTGGCGGGGCTGGCGGACATGGCACGTGCGTAGGCGGGACTGGCAGCGGAGCTGAAGGGGTTGTTGTCGTAACAACCGGGGCTCGTGGCTGAGCTGCACACGTTGTTGTTGCTGCTGTTGTCGTAGTAACCAGGGCTCGTGGTTGAGCTACGTACGCTGTTGTTGTTGTTGTCGTTCATATTTGGGGTAGGTATGTTCGGGTCGGATTGCAATAGGGCTCCGAATTTTGGTCTGTGGAATGAGGTACGTTCCACCACCATGGT
The window above is part of the Fragaria vesca subsp. vesca linkage group LG2, FraVesHawaii_1.0, whole genome shotgun sequence genome. Proteins encoded here:
- the LOC101291793 gene encoding uncharacterized WD repeat-containing protein alr3466-like — its product is MVVERTSFHRPKFGALLQSDPNIPTPNMNDNNNNSVRSSTTSPGYYDNSSNNNVCSSATSPGCYDNNPFSSAASPAYARAMSASPASFYDNNNNNNVRGSSGNSTPYAMSPWTQASPYTKSPWITPSPLNPLLDERNLPESGLVGSLVREEGHIYSLAVCGDLLYTGSDSKNIRVWRNLKEFTGFKSNSGLVKTIVICGERIFTGHQDGKIRVWKVSQKKASLHKRVGSLPTLKDFLRKSMNPKNYVEVRRHRNVVRIRHFDAVSCMSLNEELGLLYSGSWDKTVKVWRIADSKCLESISAHDDAVNSVVVGFDSLVFTGSADGTVKVWRRELQGKGSTHFLVQTLLKQENAVTALAVNQSSAIVYCGSSDGNVNYWERKKHLTHGGVLRGHRLAVLCLATAGNLVFSGSADKNICVWRREIGQGGAHTCLSVLTGHLGPVKCLTVEEDHCSSEDKTDQKWIVYSGSLDRSVKVWRVSEQAPDLRQLLLSEKDDSSRPDLSNYYLSSTTY